From a single Candidatus Binatus sp. genomic region:
- the atpB gene encoding F0F1 ATP synthase subunit A, whose translation MQQSINFLEMIGGGKIPEVLVGTWLVMGILLIFAFLARRSLAAAADPIVSDDKITLHSVAETIVEWVDSSVSEVTQIHHYRGLVPFFGTLFMFILLANFLGLVPGMEPPTADSDLTFALGTICFAFYIYQGMKAQGVVRYLRTFLGPMIAVAPLMLVIEIADNLFRPFSLGVRLYANMFADHMVLSIFTGLTKLLVPLAFLTLGSIVCVIQAMVFMILSMAYVRLAVSHEH comes from the coding sequence TTGCAGCAGTCGATAAACTTCCTCGAAATGATCGGTGGGGGCAAAATCCCCGAGGTTCTGGTTGGAACCTGGCTGGTGATGGGGATACTGCTGATTTTCGCGTTTCTTGCGCGACGCTCGCTTGCCGCCGCCGCGGACCCAATCGTTTCCGACGATAAGATCACGTTGCACTCGGTTGCGGAGACCATCGTAGAGTGGGTCGACAGTTCCGTTTCTGAAGTTACCCAGATCCATCACTACCGCGGATTGGTCCCCTTCTTCGGCACGCTGTTTATGTTCATTCTGCTTGCGAACTTTCTCGGGCTCGTCCCGGGGATGGAACCTCCCACCGCCGATTCCGACCTTACTTTCGCGTTGGGAACGATTTGCTTCGCTTTCTACATCTACCAGGGGATGAAAGCGCAGGGCGTGGTCCGCTACTTGCGAACTTTTCTTGGACCGATGATTGCGGTTGCGCCGCTCATGCTCGTGATTGAAATCGCCGACAACCTGTTTCGCCCGTTTTCGCTCGGCGTACGTCTTTACGCGAACATGTTTGCCGATCACATGGTGCTCAGCATCTTCACCGGCTTGACCAAGTTGCTGGTTCCTCTGGCGTTCCTGACGCTTGGATCGATCGTGTGCGTTATACAGGCGATGGTCTTCATGATCCTGTCGATGGCGTATGTACGCCTTGCGGTCAGCCACGAACATTAG
- the hemL gene encoding glutamate-1-semialdehyde 2,1-aminomutase, with product MNSPVRAWKAVGAMPIFIESGSGATLIDADGNSFLDYVCSYGPAILGHAHPRVTQAIAEQARLGLGFGAPTRLEIELAELISSAIKCAQKVRLVSSGTEAGLTALRIARAATGRPNIIKFDGCYHGHSDSMLVRAGSGGLTLGQPDSAGVPSALAAMTMVARYNWIETVEGLFRAAPDKIAAVIVEPVAANMGVVNPDPGSLKALAEIAHDNGALLICDEVISGFRLCFGSVAESMGIAPDLIMLGKIIGGGMPVGAIAGPAEIMDLLAPIGPVYQAGTLSGNPVSVRAGLETLRILRETNPYAALDAAGARLEAGLRDAVKELRTNGGSGCVNRAGSLLTMFIGPERVRDADEARTCDSAKFAKFFHGMLDRGINIPPSQFEAMFISTAHTDADLDRTIAAARESLASMRP from the coding sequence GTGAATTCTCCCGTTCGCGCGTGGAAGGCCGTCGGCGCGATGCCAATTTTTATCGAAAGTGGCAGCGGTGCTACCTTGATCGACGCCGACGGCAACAGTTTTCTCGACTACGTTTGCTCCTACGGCCCTGCGATCCTCGGTCATGCCCATCCGCGCGTCACCCAAGCCATCGCCGAGCAGGCGCGGCTCGGTCTGGGCTTCGGCGCGCCGACCCGCCTGGAGATCGAGCTCGCGGAATTGATCTCATCGGCGATCAAATGCGCACAAAAAGTCCGGCTTGTCAGTTCGGGAACCGAAGCCGGCCTGACCGCGCTCAGGATCGCGCGCGCGGCGACCGGGCGTCCGAACATAATAAAGTTTGACGGATGCTATCACGGGCATAGCGACTCGATGCTGGTGCGCGCCGGTTCCGGCGGGTTGACTCTTGGTCAACCCGACAGCGCCGGCGTTCCATCGGCGCTTGCCGCGATGACGATGGTTGCGCGATATAACTGGATTGAGACAGTCGAAGGTTTATTCCGCGCCGCGCCTGACAAAATCGCCGCCGTGATCGTCGAGCCGGTCGCCGCCAACATGGGCGTCGTAAATCCCGACCCCGGCTCGCTGAAAGCTCTCGCCGAAATCGCGCACGATAACGGCGCTCTTCTGATCTGTGACGAAGTTATATCCGGGTTCAGGCTCTGCTTCGGATCGGTTGCTGAAAGTATGGGCATCGCGCCCGACCTCATCATGCTCGGGAAAATAATTGGCGGCGGGATGCCGGTGGGGGCAATCGCCGGCCCGGCTGAGATCATGGACTTGCTCGCACCGATTGGTCCGGTCTATCAGGCGGGAACGCTGTCGGGAAATCCGGTTTCCGTGCGCGCCGGGCTCGAAACGCTTCGCATTCTCAGGGAAACCAATCCGTACGCCGCGCTCGACGCCGCCGGCGCGCGGCTTGAAGCCGGACTGCGCGACGCGGTGAAGGAGCTGAGAACAAATGGCGGGTCGGGATGCGTCAATCGCGCAGGATCGTTGCTGACGATGTTCATCGGTCCAGAGCGCGTACGCGACGCCGACGAGGCTCGCACCTGCGACAGCGCCAAATTCGCGAAGTTCTTTCACGGGATGCTGGATCGCGGGATAAATATACCGCCGTCGCAGTTCGAGGCCATGTTCATCTCCACCGCGCATACCGATGCCGACCTCGACCGCACGATTGCCGCCGCTCGCGAATCTCTCGCGTCGATGCGACCATGA
- a CDS encoding AtpZ/AtpI family protein, translated as MALIPGKYARPLAMALEIPMSPIAGGVLGYYIDEYFQTGPWFTGILAFAGFIHSILTIIRIAKEIPPGSEG; from the coding sequence TTGGCGCTGATACCCGGAAAGTACGCGCGGCCGCTCGCGATGGCGCTGGAGATCCCGATGTCGCCGATCGCGGGAGGGGTGTTGGGCTATTACATCGATGAATACTTTCAAACCGGGCCATGGTTCACCGGCATTCTCGCATTCGCGGGCTTCATTCACTCAATTTTGACGATCATCAGGATCGCCAAGGAAATACCCCCCGGTTCGGAAGGCTAG
- a CDS encoding ATP synthase subunit I, which translates to MRNDRIPTIAAIQRMNLILVAGTAIVLFYFDSSSAALGCLLGGAVVIANLWLLSLFGAAILSAAGAGISATAAKFGVMAIPLKMLIVAGLVYLLFKRTHIDGLGFALGVLTQMTAAIIETGRASLRGAS; encoded by the coding sequence GTGCGAAACGACCGTATTCCGACCATTGCGGCGATTCAGCGGATGAACCTCATCCTGGTGGCCGGCACGGCGATCGTTCTCTTTTATTTCGACTCAAGTTCCGCCGCCCTCGGATGTCTGCTCGGCGGCGCCGTCGTAATCGCCAACCTATGGCTGCTCAGCCTCTTCGGCGCGGCGATCCTTTCGGCCGCCGGCGCGGGCATCTCCGCCACCGCCGCCAAGTTTGGCGTTATGGCGATACCACTCAAGATGCTGATCGTAGCGGGCCTGGTCTATCTGCTCTTCAAACGCACCCACATTGACGGTCTGGGATTCGCGCTCGGGGTCTTGACTCAAATGACCGCTGCAATTATTGAAACCGGGCGTGCTTCGCTCCGCGGCGCCAGCTAA
- the dnaA gene encoding chromosomal replication initiator protein DnaA — protein sequence MNGLWQRASDRIRDELGQVGYETWIGPLNFVAHQGSTVTIEAPNRFFRDWINERYLSLMRSALSAEAGEEMQVRLTLGENAAVPTPQQRPANGHASGHANGHGNGNGKATAANRATAAAAPRGDRHPCLNPRYSFAEFVVGSANQFAHAAAQAVANQPGEKYNPLFIYGGVGLGKTHLVTAIGHHIWASGDRPRKVLFMPAEIFMNEMINSLRRDKMDEFREKFRRVDTLILDDVQFLAGRERTQEEFFHTFNALHAERHQIILTSDKVPREIPGLEDRLRNRFESGLIADIAPPDLETRVAIVQKKAVHDNLRMAPEVAMYIAQSVSSNVRELEGCLTRLAALASINQSAITVDFARQALQDLIRSPDAKPDVESIQKTVADFFHIRLTDLKSKKRTQHIAFCRQVAMYLCRRLTDSSFPTIGEHFGRDHSTVIHAHNLIMRRVTSDPAFRLSIEKIERELKSIRANAA from the coding sequence ATGAATGGTTTGTGGCAAAGGGCCTCTGACCGCATCCGCGATGAGCTCGGTCAGGTCGGCTATGAGACGTGGATTGGACCTCTCAATTTTGTCGCTCATCAAGGATCGACCGTCACAATCGAGGCGCCCAATCGGTTTTTCCGCGATTGGATCAACGAACGTTACCTGAGCCTGATGCGCTCAGCGCTGTCGGCCGAGGCAGGCGAGGAAATGCAGGTGCGGCTGACTCTCGGCGAAAATGCTGCCGTGCCGACGCCGCAGCAACGCCCAGCCAATGGCCATGCCAGTGGCCATGCCAACGGGCATGGCAATGGTAACGGCAAGGCGACCGCGGCGAATCGAGCGACTGCGGCAGCCGCGCCGCGTGGAGATCGGCATCCGTGCCTGAACCCGCGCTACAGTTTCGCGGAGTTCGTGGTCGGATCGGCCAATCAGTTCGCGCATGCCGCGGCGCAGGCGGTCGCCAACCAGCCGGGCGAGAAATACAATCCGCTGTTTATTTATGGCGGGGTGGGACTGGGCAAGACTCACCTGGTGACCGCCATCGGGCACCATATCTGGGCCAGCGGCGATCGGCCGAGGAAAGTGCTGTTCATGCCGGCCGAAATTTTCATGAACGAGATGATCAATTCGCTGCGGCGCGACAAGATGGACGAGTTCCGCGAGAAATTTCGCCGGGTCGATACGTTGATCCTCGACGACGTGCAGTTCCTGGCCGGCCGCGAGCGCACCCAGGAGGAATTCTTCCATACTTTCAACGCGCTTCACGCCGAGCGGCATCAGATCATCCTGACCTCGGACAAAGTTCCCCGCGAAATCCCCGGGCTCGAGGATCGGCTGCGCAATCGGTTCGAGTCGGGATTGATCGCGGACATCGCCCCACCCGACCTCGAGACGCGGGTGGCGATCGTGCAGAAAAAGGCGGTGCACGATAATCTGCGGATGGCGCCGGAAGTCGCGATGTATATCGCGCAGAGCGTCTCGTCGAACGTGCGCGAGCTCGAGGGATGCCTGACGCGGCTGGCGGCGCTGGCCTCGATCAACCAATCAGCAATCACCGTGGACTTCGCGCGGCAGGCGCTGCAGGATCTGATTCGAAGTCCCGACGCGAAGCCCGACGTCGAATCGATCCAGAAGACGGTTGCGGATTTTTTCCATATCCGGCTGACGGATTTGAAGTCGAAAAAGCGCACCCAGCACATCGCGTTTTGCCGTCAAGTAGCGATGTATCTCTGCCGCAGGCTGACCGACAGCTCGTTTCCGACGATCGGCGAGCATTTTGGGCGCGACCATTCAACGGTGATTCACGCGCACAATCTGATCATGCGGCGCGTCACCAGCGATCCGGCATTCCGGCTCTCGATCGAGAAAATCGAGCGCGAGCTTAAATCGATTCGCGCCAATGCCGCGTGA